A region of the Micromonospora sediminicola genome:
GGCGCCGACTCGGCGCTGCCGGCGGTGGTGACGGCGCGCAGCGGCGTGCCCTCGTTCGCCGCCGACGGGCAGCCCCTGCGCGACGTCGCGGCGGACCGGCACGACGAGAAGATCCGGGCGCTCGCCGCGCTGCCCCTGCGCTCCTCGGTGATCCGGGGCGCGCTCACCGTGGGCTACCAGGCGCCGCGGCCCTGGTCCCCGGCGGAGCGGGCGCTGCTCGCCGCGTCGGCCGAGCTGATCGGCCAGGCCGCCGAACGGGCCCGCCGGTTCGAGACCCAGCACGGCACCGCCCAACTGTTGCAGCGCAGCATGCTGCCCGAGCAGCTGCCCGACCTGCCCCGGCTGCGCATCGCCGCCCGCTACGAGCCGGGCGTCGACGGCAACGCCGCCGGCGGCGACTTCTACGACGCGTTCCTGCTGCCCTCCGGCGCGCTGGGCGTGGTCCTCGGCGACGTGGCCGGTCACGACGTGCAGGCCGCCGCCCGGATGGGTCAGGTACGCGCCGCGCTGCGCGCGCTCGCCCTGTCCGACTCCCGCCCGGACGCGGTGCTCGGCGGGCTGGACCGGCTGGTCGGGAGTCTCGGCACCGAGGGCGGCACGCACGAACTCTTCGTGACCGTGGTGTTCGGCGTGGTCGACGTGGACCGCGAGGTGCTCACGCTGAGCAGCGCCGGTCATCCCGCGCCGCTGATCCGGCGCGGCGGCCCCGACGCCGACGCCGAGTTCGTCGAGGTGCCACCCGGACCGCCGCTGGGCCTCGGCGGCCGGGCCCGGACGGTCACCGTGCCGTTCCGTCCCGGCGACACGCTGCTGCTCTACAGCGACGGGGTGGTGGAACGACGCTGGCAGGACCTGGCGAGCGGGCTGGCCGGGCTGGGCGCGGCGGTGAGCGCCGCGAGCAGTGGCGACCCCCGCGCGCTGTGCGCGGTCGCGACCGCCGCCGTGCCGGGCGCGACCGAGGACGACGTGGCCGTGCTGGCGGTGGAGCACGCGGTCCGGCCCAGCCGGTCGGCCGGCATGGAGGTGCCGGCCGAGCCGACCGCGCCGAGCCGGGTCCGGCACTGGCTGACCGCCCAGCTCACCGAGTGGCAGGTCCCCGAGGCGGTGGTCGGCGCGGCCGTGCTCTGCACCAGCGAGCTGACCACCAACGCGCTGCTGCACGCCGGCACCGCCGCCCGGGTGGAGATCGACCTCAGCGCGGAACGCCTGCTGGTCTCGGTCGCCGATTCCGGCACCCGGGGGCAGGTCACCCGGGCCCAGACCGACACGCTGAGCAGCCGTGGCCGTGGGCTCGGCCTGATCGAGGAGCTGAGCGACGCCTGGGGCACCGACCCGACGGTGCGGGGTTCGACGGTCTGGTTCGAGATCCTCATCCCCGGGAGCGGGTCACGCGTCGACGCCCCCGCGGCGGGGTAGGAGGCACCCCATGGCCGACGACACGCGCCGCGGCGTCCTCTTCGACGTGGACGGCACCCTGATCGACTCCACCTACCTGCACACGGTGAGCTGGTGGGAGGCGCTGCGTCAGGCCGACCACCGGGTGCCGATGGCCCGGATCCACCGGTCCATCGGCATGGGCTCGGACAAGCTCCTCGACCACCTGCTCGGCGCCGAACGGGACCGCGACGCCGACGGCCGCCTGCGCGACGCGCACGACGCGCTCTACGCCGAGTACTGGGAGCGGCTGGCGCCGTTGCCCCGGGCGCGGGAGCTGCTGCACGCCTGCGCGGAACGCGGGTTGCGGGTGGTGCTGGCCACCTCGGCGGCCGCGCACGAGGTGACCGCGTTGCGCGCCGCGCTGGACGCCGACGACGTGATCGACACGGTCACGTCCTCCGCCGACGCGCAGGAGAGCAAGCCGGCGCCGGACATCCTGGAGGCGGCGCTGGACCAGTCGGGGCTGACCGCCGACCGGGTGGTCTTCGTCGGCGACTCGGTCTGGGACGTGGCCGCCGCCGGCAAGCTGGACATCCCCTGCATCGGCCTGACCTGCGGCGGCACCGGCCGCGCCGAGCTGGCCGGCGCCGGGGCGGTGGCGGTGTACGAGGACCCGGCGGACCTGCTGGACGCCCTGCCCGACAGCGCGATCGGCACCCTCGGCTGAACCACCGCCGAACTCGACCGCACCGCCAGGCTTAGCCCGACCCCCGACGGGGCACTGCTGGCACCACCGCCCGGCCCACGGGCGACGGAAGGGTGGTGCCGTGGAACCGGTCGATGTCGCGTTCGCTCTGCTGGGCGTCGGTGCGCTGCTGGCGGGGATCCTGCCCCGGATGCTGGAGAAGCGGCCACTGTCCATGCCGATCGCGTTCCTCGGGCTGGGCATGCTGGTCTTCCTGCTGCCGACCGGGCTGCCCACGCCGGATCCGCTGCGCTCGCCGGAGTTGACCACCCACCTCACCGAGGTGGGGGTGATCGTCGCTCTGATGGGCGCCGGCCTGAAGATCGACCGGCCGTTGAGCTGGGCCCGCTGGTCGTCGACCTGGCGGCTGCTGGCCATCGCCATGCCGCTGTGCATCGCCGCCGTCGCGCTGCTCGGCTGGTGGTGGGCCGGCCTGGTGCCCGCGGCGGCGCTGCTGCTCGGCGCGGCGCTCGCCCCGACCGACCCGGTGCTCGCCTCGGACGTGCAGGTGGGCGAGCCGACCGACGCGGAGGACTCGGAGGACGAGGTGCGCTTCGCGCTCACCTCGGAGGCGGGCCTCAACGACGGCCTGGCCTTCCCATTCGTCTACGCCGCCATCGCGATCGCCACCACCAGCCTCGCCCCCTCGGACTGGCTGGTCCACTGGCTGAGTGTCGACGTGGTCTACAAGCTCGCCGTCGGCGTGGGCGGCGGGCTGCTGGTCGGCTGGTTGCTCGGCAAGCTGTTCTTCCGCGCCCCGAGCACGCTGCGGCTGGCCCGGCACTCCGAGGGCTTCCTCGCCCTGGCCGCGACGTTCCTCGCGTACGGGCTGGTCGAGGTGGTCGGCGGCTACGGCTTCCTGGCCGTGTTCGTGGCCGCGCGGGCGATCCGGGCCGCCGAGCGCACCCACGAGTTCCACTCCGTGCTGCACGACTTCGCGGAGCAGGTGGAACGACTGCTCACCGTGTTGTTGCTGCTGCTCTTCGGCGGCGCCGTGGTCACCGGTCTGCTCGCCCCGCTCACCTGGCCGGCGGCGCTGGTCGGGCTGGCCCTGGTGCTGGTGATCCGGCCGCTGGCCGGCTGGCTGTCGCTGCGGGGCGCCCCGGGCTGCGCCACCGAGCACTGGGTGATCTCGCTGTTCGGCATCCGCGGCGTCGGGTCGTTCTACTACCTGGCGTACGCCACCAGCAAGACCGACTTCCCGCAGGCGGAACTGCTCTGGGCCACCGTCGGCCTGGTGGTGGTGGTCTCGGTGGTGGTGCACGGCGTCGCCGCGACCCCGGTGATGCAGCTGCTGGACCGGGCCGGCGAGCGTACCCGCGACGGCGCGGAGGAGGGCCGGGCCGCGCAGCCGGTGCTCGACGGCGCCCGGGGCTGACCCGCCCGCATCAGCCGGCGCACAACCGGTCGGCGAGCGCGCGACCCAGGTCCCGGCCGGACCGCCAGGCGCTCTGCACCCGGGGCCGCCCGAACGCGTCGCCGGCCAGACCGATCCCGTCGGCGTCCAGGTGGTACGTCCCGCCCTCGGCCACCCGCACCGGCCGGGCGTACGTCCACCGGTGCACGTGGGTCGACGTGGCCGGCTCCGGCAGGCCGAGCAGGTCGCGCACCGCCTGTTCGACGGCCGGCCGGGCGGCGGTGGGTTGGAGCAGGTGCCCGGCGGCGAACTCGGCGGTGGTGTGCGCGACCAGCACCGGGGCCCCGTCGCCGCGCCGGTCGCCGTCGTCGCAGACCAGGCTCAGCACCGGGTGGTCGTTGACGAACGCGCCCCGGAAGTCGGGCCAGCGGCGGGACGGGAAGTGCAGCACGGCGGAGAGCGTGGACGCCCAGCGTTGCGCCGCCACCGCCCGGGTGGCCTCGGCGAACGCCGGGTCCAGCAGCAGGGCGGCCTGCGGCCCGGGCATGGCGAGCACCACCGCCTCGGCCGCCCGCCCGTCCACCCGGGGCCCCGGCTCGACGGTCATGACCAGCCGGTCGTGGGTCACCGGAAGGCCGGCGGCCAGGTGTTCGACGAGCGAGCGCAGCCCGCGCGGGGCGGCCCAGCGCACCGGGCCGGTCACCTCCTCGCGCCCGCGCGGCCCGTACGCGACCAGGGTGTCGGTCCACTCCCGCACCAGCCCGGCGGCCTGCCAGTCGGCGACCACGGCGGCGAAGTCCGGGTCGTCGACGGTGAAGTATGCGGCGCCCAGGTCGGCGGGGCGGCCGTCGAAGCGCCTGCTGGCCATCCGCCCGCCGGTCACCCGACCGCGCTCCCGGACCTCCACCGGCACGCCGGCGCGGACCAGCTCGGTCGCGCACGCCACCCCGGCGATCCCCGCGCCGACCACCACCACACCCGCCCGGTCCGCCGTCATGTCGTGATCGTAGGCGGCGAACGGCATGAACCGGCCGGCACGGGGGTAGTGGAACACCTGTTCGAGGAGAGGTGATCAGCATGACCGACCGCAACAACAACCCGGACGCCGCCGTCAAGGACCCGGACGACTGGGTGACCGGCGACGAGCCGCCGACCGCGGCCCAGGAGTCCTACCTGCACACCCTGGCCCAGGAGGCGGGCGAGCAGGTGCCGGACGGGCTGACCAAGGCCGAGGCGTCGCGCCGGATCGACGAGCTCCAGGCGGAGACCGGCCGGGGCCGCTGAGGTCAGCGCGGGGGCAGGCGGTGCAGCTCGACCCGGTCGAGCCGCCCCGCCGCCACCCGCGCGGTCAGATAGGTCGCGTACGGCTGGGCCCGCCGGTCGGTCGGCGAGCCCGGGTTGAGCAGACGCAGCCCGCCCGGCGCGACGCTGTCCCACGGGATGTGCGAGTGGCCGAACACCAGCACGTCGCGGTCGCCGTACGCGGCGGCGCAGCGCTCCTCGCGGCGGGTCTTCGGGCCGGTCTCGTGCACCACCGCGACCCGCAGCCCGTCCAGCTCGACCCGGGCCACCTCGGGCAGCCGGGCGCGCAGCGGCGGGCCGTCGTTGTTGCCGTACACGCCGACCAGCCGGCGGGACCGCGCCTCCAGGTCGTCCAGCAGCGACTCGTCCACCCAGTCGCCGGCGTGCAGCACCACGTCGGCCGCGTCGACCGCCGCCCACAGCGCGGCCGGCAGGTCCTTCGCCCGCTTCGGCACGTGGGTGTCCGCCATGATCACCAGCTCCATCCCCCCATCCTCCCCCACCCCTCGCCGCCGGGCCGCGATCAAGGAGTGCGACGACGCGAAGTCGTTGATCAAACCCCGGGGCCGGTGGGCCTAGGATGACGGGGTGGGCGAGGTCGGCGGGCTGCTGCGGGAGTGGCGGACCCGGCGGCGGCTCAGTCAGCTCGCGCTCGCCCACGAGGCGGAGATCTCCCCCCGGCACCTGAGCTTTCTGGAGACCGGGCGCTCCGCGCCCAGCCGGGAGATGGTGCTCCGGCTGGCCGAGCACCTGGACGTGCCGCTGCGCGACCGCGATCAGCTGCTGCTCGCCGCCGGCTACGCGCCGGTCTACCCCCGACGCGCCCTCGACTCCCCCGAGCTGAGCCGGGTCCGCGCGGCGGTCCGGCTGGTGCTGCGGGCGCACGAACCCTGGCCCGCGGTGGCGGTGGACCGACGGTGGCGGCTGGTCGACGGCAACGCGGCGGTGCCGGTGCTCACCGCCGGCGCGGCGCCGCACCTGCTGCGGCCGCCGGTGAACGCGCTGCGGCTGACCCTGCACCCGGACGGGCTGGCGCCCCGGGTGCTCAACCTCGGGCAGTGGCGGGCGCACCTGCTGGCCCGGCTGCGCCGGCAGGCGCAGCTCACCGCCGACCCCGACCTCACCGCGCTCCTCGACGAGCTGCGCGGATACCCGGGCGGGACCGACCCGGAGCCGGTCGAGCCGGGGCCGGGCGACGTGGTGGTGCCGCTGCGGCTGCGGCACGGCGACGGCGAGTTGACCCTGCTCAGCACGGTGTCCACGTTCGGCACCCCGCTCGACGTCACCGTGGAGGAGCTGTCCATCGAGACGTTCCTGCCCGGCGACGACGCCACCGCCGCCGCGTTGCGCGCCGCGACGCCGGGCGGAGCGCCGCTCAGGCGCCCTGACCCTGGTTCTGCATCAGGCCACCGTCCATGAAGTACGTCGACCCGGTGACGTAGTCGGCGTCGTCGCTGGCGAGGAAGACGGCCAGCTTGGCGATCTCGGACGGTTGCGCGGCCCGCTTCCAGGGGATGCTCTGCACCTGCTCCTCCAGATACTTCGGATCGTCGATCGCCTCCTGGTTGAACGGGGTGAGCACCATGCCCGGACCGATGTTGTTGACGTTCATCCGCATCGGCGCGACCTCCAGCGCCAGGCTCTTGGCGAACTCCAGCATCGCGCCCTTGCTGGTGTCGTAGTCGGCGCCGCCGGCCCGGGCCACCTCCTGGTGGATCGAGGTGATGTTGATGATCCGACCGCCGCCGCCCTGCTCCTTGCGGTGGCGCACGAAGCGCCGCGAGCAGAAGAACGTCCCGTAGACGTTGGTCCGGATGCACCGGTCCCACGTCTCGGTGTCCAGGTCGGCGACCGGGATGCCGGAGGCGTCCACACCGGCGTCGTTCATCAGCACGTCCAACCGGTCGAACTCGGCCAGCGCCTCGTCGAACATGGCCTCGACCTGGTGCTCGACGCTGATGTCGCCCTGCACCACCACGGCCCGGCGACCGACCTTCTCGATCTCGGCCCGGGTGTGGTTGGCCCCGGCGTGGTCGTGCAGGTAGTGCACCACCACGTCGGCGCCCTCCCGGCCGAACTCGATCGCGGTGGCCTGCCCGATGCCCGAGTCCGAGCCGGTGATCAGGGCGGTCTTCCCCGCCAGCCGTCCGGTCATCCGGTTGCTCCCTCCGTGTGGGCCGCGCCGGTCGGCACGGCCGCTCGTTCGCCGGCGCGTCGCGCCACGGCGTCGGTGATCCGGCCCGCGGCGATGATCAGGCCGATGTGCGAGAACGCCTGCGGGAAGTTGCCGACCTGCTCGCCGGTCGCCTGGTCGATCTGCTCGGCGTAGAGGCCGAGATCGTTGGCGCGGGCGGTGAGCTGCTCGAACATCTGCCGGGCCCGGTCGATCTCGCCCGCCTCGGCCCGGCAGGCGGCCAGCCAGAACGAGCAGATCACGAAGCCGGCCGGGTCGTCGTCCCAGCGACGCAGCAGCCCGTCCCGGGACAACCGGCGCTCCACCACGTCCATGGTGGCGCGCATCCGCGGGTCGTCGGCGGGCAGGAAGCCGACCAACGGCATGATCAGCACCGAGGCGTCCAGGTCGTCGGAGTCGAACGCGCCGGTGAACGCGCCGACCCGCTCGTTCCAGCCCCGGTCGAGCACCACCGCGCGCACCTCGTCGCGGGCGGCGGCCCACCGCGCCACGTCGGCGGGCTCGCCGATGCGCGGCCCGAACCGGACGGCCCGGTCCAGCGCGGTCCAGCACTCGACCTTCGACGAGACGTAGTGCCGCTCCGCGTCGCGCGCCTCCCACATGCCGGCGTCGGGCCGGTGCCAGTCGCGTACCGCCTGGTCGGCGAGGGTGTGCAGCAGGTGGCGGACCTCGGGCGACATCGGGTCGAGGTAGTGGCGCATCAACCAGGCCGCGTCGAGCACCTCGCCCAGCACGTCGTTCTGCCGCTGCCGCCAGGCGTCGTTGCCGACCAGCACCGGCCGGCTGCCGTCGTAGCCGGCGAGATGGTCGAGGTCGTGCTCGGTGAGGTCCCGCTCCCCCTCGACGCCGTACATGATCGGCACCGGGGCGTCGCCGATCCGGCCCATCGCCCGGGCCACCCAGGTGAACTGCCGGTCCGCCTCGTCCGGGCAGGCGGCCCGCCAGAGCGCCTGGAGGGTGAGGCTGAAGTCGCGGAGCCAGACGAAGCGGTAGTCGTAGTTGCGGTCCCCGCCGATCTGCTCCGGCAGCGAGGCGGTGGCCGCCGCGACGACCGCCCCGCTCGGCCCGTACGTCATGCCCTGCACCACCATCGCGCTGCGCCGGACCTGGTCGCGGTACTCGCCCCGGTAGTCGTGCAGGTCCGCCCAGGAGCGCCAGCCCGTGACCGCGTCGGCCACGACCCGCGCCGCGTCGGGCAGCTGCGGGTCGGTGCCGGAGTACGTCGGGGCGTACCCCAGGGTGAACCGGTGGGTGCTGCCGGCGCGGGCGGTGAACCGCCCGACGGCGGCCGCGTCGGTGAGGCTCAGCGGAACGTCGGCGCGCAGGTCCAGGCGGCACACGCCGGCCGCCGCGCTGATCACCCCGTCGCGTTCGACGAGGTAGGCGCGGACCCGGCCGTACTCGAAACGCGGCACGTAGTCGGTCCGCATCGGCACCTCGCCGCTGAGCCCCTCGACCACGCGGGCGAGCACGCGTGGCGGTCGCAGCCCGATCTCGTGGCCGCGCGCGCCGGGCTCCAGCGCCAGCGTGTCGGTGACGGCCACCGCGCCGGTCGAGGTGCTGAACACGGTACGCAGGACCAGCGTGTCGTCCAGATAGGAGCGGGTGCTGGTGAACTCGCCCTCGGGGCGGACGCTCCAGTACCCCGCGTCGCTGCCGAGCAGCCGGCCGAAGACCGACGGCGCGTCGAACCGGTGCGGGCACCACCAGTTGATCGCGCCGGCCCGGTCCACCAGCGCCGCGCTGCACCCGTCGGCGAGGAAGCCGTGCTCGCTGATCCGTCCGGTCCGCACGGTCGTGGCTACCCGCCCGGGCCGGAGCCATGCCTGGCCGCATCCGTGCCGTCGACCGCGTTACCGCCCGCCGCCGACGGGAACGCGGCGGGTTGACGAAGGAGGATGCTCATGACCAGACCCTCGACTCCGACCGCGGCCTGGCGACCCGGAATGCCGGGCGGCGACAACCTCCCGTCCGGCCCGGGCGGTCGCCCGACGCCGCCGAGCGGGGACGGGCACGGGCCGCAGGCCGGTGCGCCGACCGTCACGATCGGCTCGTACCCGGACTATCCGTCCGCCCAGCGCGTGGTGGACTATCTGGCCGACAACCGGTTCCCGGTGGAACGGACCTCGATCGTCGGCACGAACCTGACGCTGGTGGAGACCGTGATGGGGCGGCTCACCACGGGGCGGGCGGCCCTGCTGGGCGCCGGCACCGGCGCCTGGTTCGGCCTGTTCATCGGGTTGCTGTTCGGCATCTTCACCGCGGGCAACTGGTTGGCGGTGATCCTGGTCGGGCTGGTCATCGGCGCGATCTGGGGCGCCGTGTTCGGCGCGGTCGCGCACGCCATGACCGGTGGGCAGCGCGACTTCACCTCGGCCAGCTCGCTGCGGGCCGGCCAGTACGCGGTCACCGTGGAGGCGGAGGTGGCGGAGCAGGCGCGGCAGCTGCTGGGCCGGATGCACCTCACGCCGACCGGCGCCACCGCCCGCTGAGCGGCGCGACACGGCGAGGGAGGGCCCGCTGCGGGTCCTCCCTCTCGCGTCAGGCGTGGTACGCCCGCTCGCCGGCGCGCAGCGGCACGTCGACGCGGTTCTCCGGCGGGGCGAGCGGGCAGGCCCACCGGTCGTCGTAGGCGCAGCTGGGGTTGTAGAGGTAGTTCGCGTCCAACCGCACCCGGCCGCCGGGCAGCACCGTCAGGCCGCGACCGAACGTGCCCTTGACCGTGTCGGTGAGGTACCGGCCCCCGCCGTACGCCCCGTCGCCGCAGGTGGCGTCGCGCACCGGTAGGAACAGCCCACCCCCGTACGCCTCGATCCACCACAGCGTCAGCGGCCCCCAGGGGGTCTCGGCGACCGCCACCCGACGGTAGGAGACCACCCCGTCGGGGCCGCCGGTGTCGATGCTCAGCTCGCCCGAGGCGGGCCGCAGCGGCGCCTCGACCACGGCGTCCGGCTCGGGCGGGAACCAGCGCAGCCCGGTGAAGCCGGGCCGGTCGTCCGGCGGCACCGGGCTGCTCGGGTGGGTGCGGAACAGCTCGTCCCGGGCCGCCCGGAAGCCGTCCAGGTCCAGGTCCGAGAGGTAGAGCCGGGCCACCCGCTCCCGCCAGTCGAGCACGTCGAGATCGTCCATACCCCGAACCCTAGCCGGGTGGTCAGTTCAAATTTCGACGGATACCTCATGCCAGCTCTCTGACGCACGCCCCGCCGACCGTGGAGGGCACTTGTTTAAATTTTAAATAGTGCTACTGTTGCGGCATGACGGAGAGCCTGGACGCGGAGCGGACGGCCTGCTGGCGCGCGTACATCGAGTCGAGCCAGCGGCTGTTCACCCAGCTCGAGGACGACCTGCGCACGGACAGCGACCTCAGCTTCGCCGACTACCACGTGCTGGTGCTGCTCTCCGAGGCGCCCGGGCAGCGCCTGCGCATGGGTGAGCTGGCCGACCGGCTGGTCTTCTCGCCGAGCCGGCTGACCTACCAGATCACCACGATGCAGAAGCGCGGCCTGGTGGCCAAGGAGTCCTGCCCGGCCGACCGGCGCGGCAGCGAGGCCGTCCTCACCGCGACCGGGCTGCTGGCCCTGCGCGAGGCCGCGCCGCACCACCTGCGCTCCGTGCGCACCCACCTGATCGACGACCTCGACGACGCCGAGGTCGCCTGCCTCACCCGGGTCTTCGAGCGGCTCGGCCGGCGCCTGCGCGCCGACCGCACCGCGTCGTCCACCCCGGCCGACAACTAGGGAGCCCGCGATGCCCGCGATCACCGTCGACGACGTCCTCGTCCTGCCCCGCCTGCCGAAGCTGGACGAGTCCACCACCTACCGCCCGGTGCGCCGGGTCACCACCGCGCCCAGCGGCTACGAGGGCGAGGGCTTCCCGGTCCGCCGGGCCTTCGCCGGGGTCGCGATGACCGACCTGGACCCGTTCATCCACCTCGACCAGATGGGCGAGGTCGACTACGCGCCGGGCGAGCCGAAGGGCACCTCGTGGCACCCGCACCGGGGCTTCGAGACGGTGACCTACATGATCGACGGGATCATGGACCACCAGGACTCGACCGGTGGCGGCGGCACCATCACCGACGGCGACACCCAATGGATGACGGCCGGCAGCGGCCTGTTGCACATCGAGGCGCCGCCGGAGCACCTGGTGATGAGCGGCGGGCTGTTCCACGGCCTTCAGCTCTGGGTCAACCTGCCCCGGGTGGCCAAGATGAGCGCGCCCCGCTACCAGGACATCCGCGGCCGGGAGTCGGCGCTGCTGACCACGCCCGACGGCGGCGGCCTGATCCGGGTCATCGCCGGCGAGGTCGCCGGGCACCGCGGCCCGGGCTCGACGCACACGCCGATCACCATCGCGCACGTCACGTTGCAGCCCGGCGCGGAGCTGAGCCTGCCCTGGCGGCCGGACTTCAACGCGCTGGTCTACGTGCTGGCCGGCCGCGGCACGGTCGGCACCGACCGGCGGCCGATCCACCTCGGCCAGCTCGCCGTGCACGGGCCCGGCGACGCGCTGCGGATCACCGCCGACCGGACGCAGGACGGCAACACCCCGGCGCTGGAGCTCTACCTGATGGGCGGGCAGCCGATCCGCGAGCCGGTGGCCCACTACGGCCCGTTCGTGATGAACACCCGGGCCGAGCTGATCCAGGCGGTCGAGGACTTCCAGGCCGGCCGGCTCGGGGTGATCCCGACCGGGCGGGTGCCGCACAGCGACGGGCAGGGCGACCGGCCCTGACCTGCGACGGGCGCCCCGGTCCACCGGGGCGCCCGGGTGCGGTCTCAGGAGACGGCGAAGATCCCGGCCACGCCGAGGATCACCATCAACAGCACCGCCACCAGCGCACCCCGCTCCCCCTCCACCGCCTGGTCGCGGTCGTCGGTCACGGTGTTCGTCGTCTCGGCGGGCATGTCGGTGCCTCCTCGGTTTCGCGTTCCAGGGGTCCGGGGTACCCCAGGCGCGTGCCACCGCCGCCGACCTGCTGCGTCGTGGTGCGGGGCCCGACCGGGGGTCCTACCGTGTGAGGACGTCGTCGACCTCGGGAGGCTGGAACGTGACCCTGCGGGACTGGTTCCTCACCGCACAGGAACGCGCCAACCCAGGCTCAGAATTACCCGTCTGGACGAGCGGAAACCTCGCCGAGCCGTTGATTCACGGTGCCGCGTACTTCGACCGGCTGGTCCGGGAGGTGGAGGCGCTGACGGCCGGTGACCACCTGTTCTTCACCGACTGGCGGGGCGACCCGGACGAGCGGATGCGCCCGGACGGCCCCACGGTGGTGCAACTGTTCGCGCAGGCCGCCCAGCGCGGGGTGGTCGTCAAGGGCCTGCTGTGGCGCTCCCACCTCGACGCGCTCTCCTACAGCGAGGAGGAGAACCGCGACCTCAGCGAGGCCGTCTGCGCGGCCGGCGGCGAGGTGCTGCTCGACCAGCGGGTCCGACGCGGCGGCTCGCACCACCAGAAGCTCGTCGTGCTGCGCCATCCCGACGACCCGGGACGCGACATCGCGTTCGCCGGCGGCATCGACCTGTGCCACAGCCGGCGCGACGACGCGACCCACGCCGGCGATCCGCAGCCGGTGGCCATGTCCCCGCGCTACGGCACGACGCCGCCCTGGCACGACGTGCAGCTCGCGCTGCGCGGGCCGGTGGTCGGCGCGCTGGACACCACGTTCCGCGAGCGCTGGACCGACCCGATGCCGCTGGACTCGGAGAACCCGATGGCCTACCTGCGGGACCGGCTGCGCGGCTCGGACCTGCGCCCGGACCCGCTGCCCGACCAGCCCGCCGACCCGCCGCCCTGCGGGCCGCACCACGTGCAGGTGCTGCGCACCTACCCGGCGGTGCGTCCGCGCTACTCCTTCGCCCCGGACGGCGAGCGCACCGTCGCCCGCGGCTACACCAAGGCGGTACGCCGGGCGCGCCGGCTGATCTACCTGGAGGACCAGTACCTCTGGTCGAACGAGGTGGCTGAGCTGTTCGCCCAGGCGCTGCGCGAGCACCCGGACCTGCACCTGGTGGCGGTGGTTCCCCGGCACCCGGACGTCGACGGCCGGCTCGCGCTGCCGCCGAACATGGTGGGCCGGGAGCAGGCGCTGTCGCTCTGCCACCGGGCCGCCCCCGACCGGGTGCACGTGTTCGACGTCGAGAACCACGAGGGCACCCCGGTCTACGTGCACGCCAAGGTCTGCGTGGTGGACGACGTCTGGGCCAGCGTGGGCAGCGACAACTTCAACCGCCGCTCCTGGACCCACGACAGCGAGC
Encoded here:
- a CDS encoding ATP-binding SpoIIE family protein phosphatase, which codes for MPGTVGRVPTPSVPTPGAPAGPVATGPAAATAHPWAATPLGAPENWDPAVRAVMDVVLDSPVPMALLLGDDLVLHYNEGYAELIGDRHPGALGRPAAEVFAEVWREAGAGEALERVYRRGEPFLEREAVLPADRRGGGPAEPAVFTRGHSPVRDSTGRIVGVLTVSAQTTQLTQQLQSLSDFAAALSGTLTLDDVARVTLRYCLHSFDADRVSLAVDEGAAWRMVRRIRGELLDEADERLPPLWRRIGADSALPAVVTARSGVPSFAADGQPLRDVAADRHDEKIRALAALPLRSSVIRGALTVGYQAPRPWSPAERALLAASAELIGQAAERARRFETQHGTAQLLQRSMLPEQLPDLPRLRIAARYEPGVDGNAAGGDFYDAFLLPSGALGVVLGDVAGHDVQAAARMGQVRAALRALALSDSRPDAVLGGLDRLVGSLGTEGGTHELFVTVVFGVVDVDREVLTLSSAGHPAPLIRRGGPDADAEFVEVPPGPPLGLGGRARTVTVPFRPGDTLLLYSDGVVERRWQDLASGLAGLGAAVSAASSGDPRALCAVATAAVPGATEDDVAVLAVEHAVRPSRSAGMEVPAEPTAPSRVRHWLTAQLTEWQVPEAVVGAAVLCTSELTTNALLHAGTAARVEIDLSAERLLVSVADSGTRGQVTRAQTDTLSSRGRGLGLIEELSDAWGTDPTVRGSTVWFEILIPGSGSRVDAPAAG
- a CDS encoding HAD family hydrolase, whose product is MADDTRRGVLFDVDGTLIDSTYLHTVSWWEALRQADHRVPMARIHRSIGMGSDKLLDHLLGAERDRDADGRLRDAHDALYAEYWERLAPLPRARELLHACAERGLRVVLATSAAAHEVTALRAALDADDVIDTVTSSADAQESKPAPDILEAALDQSGLTADRVVFVGDSVWDVAAAGKLDIPCIGLTCGGTGRAELAGAGAVAVYEDPADLLDALPDSAIGTLG
- a CDS encoding cation:proton antiporter, coding for MEPVDVAFALLGVGALLAGILPRMLEKRPLSMPIAFLGLGMLVFLLPTGLPTPDPLRSPELTTHLTEVGVIVALMGAGLKIDRPLSWARWSSTWRLLAIAMPLCIAAVALLGWWWAGLVPAAALLLGAALAPTDPVLASDVQVGEPTDAEDSEDEVRFALTSEAGLNDGLAFPFVYAAIAIATTSLAPSDWLVHWLSVDVVYKLAVGVGGGLLVGWLLGKLFFRAPSTLRLARHSEGFLALAATFLAYGLVEVVGGYGFLAVFVAARAIRAAERTHEFHSVLHDFAEQVERLLTVLLLLLFGGAVVTGLLAPLTWPAALVGLALVLVIRPLAGWLSLRGAPGCATEHWVISLFGIRGVGSFYYLAYATSKTDFPQAELLWATVGLVVVVSVVVHGVAATPVMQLLDRAGERTRDGAEEGRAAQPVLDGARG
- a CDS encoding NAD(P)/FAD-dependent oxidoreductase gives rise to the protein MTADRAGVVVVGAGIAGVACATELVRAGVPVEVRERGRVTGGRMASRRFDGRPADLGAAYFTVDDPDFAAVVADWQAAGLVREWTDTLVAYGPRGREEVTGPVRWAAPRGLRSLVEHLAAGLPVTHDRLVMTVEPGPRVDGRAAEAVVLAMPGPQAALLLDPAFAEATRAVAAQRWASTLSAVLHFPSRRWPDFRGAFVNDHPVLSLVCDDGDRRGDGAPVLVAHTTAEFAAGHLLQPTAARPAVEQAVRDLLGLPEPATSTHVHRWTYARPVRVAEGGTYHLDADGIGLAGDAFGRPRVQSAWRSGRDLGRALADRLCAG
- a CDS encoding DUF3072 domain-containing protein, which encodes MTDRNNNPDAAVKDPDDWVTGDEPPTAAQESYLHTLAQEAGEQVPDGLTKAEASRRIDELQAETGRGR
- a CDS encoding metallophosphoesterase family protein encodes the protein MELVIMADTHVPKRAKDLPAALWAAVDAADVVLHAGDWVDESLLDDLEARSRRLVGVYGNNDGPPLRARLPEVARVELDGLRVAVVHETGPKTRREERCAAAYGDRDVLVFGHSHIPWDSVAPGGLRLLNPGSPTDRRAQPYATYLTARVAAGRLDRVELHRLPPR
- a CDS encoding helix-turn-helix transcriptional regulator: MGEVGGLLREWRTRRRLSQLALAHEAEISPRHLSFLETGRSAPSREMVLRLAEHLDVPLRDRDQLLLAAGYAPVYPRRALDSPELSRVRAAVRLVLRAHEPWPAVAVDRRWRLVDGNAAVPVLTAGAAPHLLRPPVNALRLTLHPDGLAPRVLNLGQWRAHLLARLRRQAQLTADPDLTALLDELRGYPGGTDPEPVEPGPGDVVVPLRLRHGDGELTLLSTVSTFGTPLDVTVEELSIETFLPGDDATAAALRAATPGGAPLRRPDPGSASGHRP